The region AGGACTACTCAACGTTAGGTGAGACGGGGGCACCAGTCAAACCGGGCTCAGCCCCGGAGTAATCCACAGCCCGCAACGGACTGTGGATACCCTGTGGATAGTCCGCACATCCGGTTGTGCACCCAGATTTTTCAACAGCTGTGGACAACTGCTGTGGGTATCCTGCGTCCATAGGTCCTGTGAGAGAGCCAACAGGCCCTTGTGCAGGCGGATTTCCAGCTACCACCAAGGGAAATCATCCTCTAGGCTTGGCGACGGGTACTTTATCCACTATCTGTGCATAACTCTGTGGATGAAGTGCCGGGATCCCCACCGGGATCCCGAGTTTTCTTAGACAGCCGCAGGGCGTCATGAGAGGTTTTTGTGGGTACGGACGAAATCAACGATGTTGGCAGCTCTTGGCGCAAGGTCATTCGGACTCTGGAGACCGATGACAGGGTCACTCCCCGACAGCGTGGATTCGTGGTGCTTGCGCAGGCCCAGGGCCTGATCGGCACGACCCTTCTGGTAGCCGTTCCCAACGAACTGACCCGTGAAGTGCTGCAGACGCAGCTGAAGAACATCCTCGATGAAGTCCTGCGCGGCGTTTTCCAGGCCGATATCCAGTGTGCGTTCGTCATCGACTCGGACCTCACTCCCGTGGCTGAAGCCGAACCGGAACCCGAAGAGCAGCCGGCGGCCCCCAGCCCCGTACCCTCCGGCGAAAGCGGTGCTCCTTCCCCGACGCCGCCGAGCACCAGCCAGGAATTCGGCCGCCTCAACCCCAAGTACGTCTTCGAGACCTTCGTTATCGGTTCGTCCAACCGGTTTGCCCATGCAGCGGCGGTAGCCGTGGCCGAAGCGCCGGCGAAGGCCTACAACCCCTTGTTCATCTATGGGGACTCCGGGTTGGGCAAGACCCACCTCCTTCACGCCATCGGGCATTATGCACGTCACTTGTACACCGGGATCCGCGTCCGCTACGTGAATTCGGAAGAGTTCACGAACGACTTCATCAACTCCATCCGCTATGACGAAGGCGCCAGCTTCAAACAGCTGTACCGCAACGTGGACATCCTGCTGATTGATGACATTCAGTTCCTGGCCAACAAGGACGCCACCCAGGAAGAGTTCTTCCACACCTTCAATGCCCTCCACAATCACAACAAGCAGGTTGTGATCACCTCCGACCTGCCGCCCAAGCAGCTTTCCGGTTTCGAGGAACGGATGCGGTCGCGGTTTGAGTGGGGCCTGTTGACGGATGTGCAGCCGCCGGAACTTGAAACTCGTATCGCCATCCTGCGGAAGAAGGCCATCGGCGACAGCCTGAGCGCTCCGGATGACGTCCTGGAATACATCGCGTCCAAGATCTCCACCAACATCCGGGAGCTTGAAGGCGCACTGATCCGCGTGACGGCCTTCGCCAGCCTGAACCGGCAGCAGGTAGACGTGGGCCTGGCCGAAATTGTCCTTAAGGACCTGATTACCGACGACGGCGCCCAGGAGATCACTGCCGCATCCATCCTTGGGCAGACGGCAGCCTATTTCCAGATCAGCCTTGAGGAACTCTGCAGCAAGTCCCGGACCCGGACCCTGGTCACCGCACGGCAGATCGCCATGTACCTGTGCCGCGAGCTGACCGATATGTCCCTGCCGAAGATCGGCCAGGAACTTGGCGGCCGCGACCACACCACTGTGATCCACGCGGACCGGAAAATCCGCGAGCTGATGGCCGAACGCCGGGCCATCTACAACCAGGTCACCGAACTGACCAACAGGATCAAACAGCAGCAGCGCGAGGCCTGAGCCAGTAGGACGGCAGGGCCCCGCAGGGGCCCAAAATTAACATTTGTGGACAAGGGTGTGGATAACCCGGTGGACAACCCGTGGTTACGCACACTTCCCTGTGGATACGCGGAATCCTAAAAAAGTTTCCAACAGGCCCGGACTCGGACGCTGCAGCGAGTCCACAGGTTATCAACAGGCTTAAACAGCCGGGACGCCCCGGTGCGGGGGGTTATCCACAGTATCCACAGGAGTTATTAACACTACGGATCTTAAGAAATTCGGTTCCACCAAATAACAACTATGCTTCCGGCACACTCCAAACCCTCCGAGATGAACACCAAAAAAACCTCTCTGACGAGAGGGGTCGCCACTCGCACGGTCCCCATCCGTTCCCCTGGCCGGACAGAACCCGGTGCAGCACACCGGCGGACGGGGCTAAGCTGTCACAGAGTATGGTTGTCATTCGCATGTAAACGAGTACGGTCCGTCCATGGCTACATCCTTGGGATCTGCACGGACTGGACCGGTCCACGGATGCTTCCGCGATTTACACACAGCTCAAGACGAGTTCAAGACAAGATCAGTTGTACTGAGAAGTACGTTGCGAAAGGCGGCACCCTTCAGTGAAGTTTCGAGTTGAGCGGGATGTCCTGGCCGAGGCCGTCACGTGGACAGCACGTTCCCTGTCCCCGCGCCCGCCGGTTCCGGTCCTTTCGGGGCTGCTTATCAAGGCTGAAAACGGTTCGCTGAGTCTTGCCAGCTTCGATTACGAGATTTCCGCGCGGCTCCAGATTCCCGCCGATGTGAGCGAAGAAGGAACCATCCTGGTCTCCGGCCGCCTGTTGGCCGAGATCTGCCGCAGCCTTCCGTCTGCTCCGGTGGAAGTGGAGACTGACGGGGCCAAGGTCACGCTGACCTGCCGCAACAGCCGGTTCAACCTGGCAACCATGCCTGAAGCCGAATACCCGGAACTGCCGGCACTGCCCGAGGTGAGCGGCGTCGTCGACGGCGATGCCTTCGCCCAAGCCGTCTCCCAGGTCATCATTGCCGCCAGCCGCGATGACACCCTGCCAATCCTCACCGGTGTACGCATGGAAATCGAAGATGACCTCATCACCTTCCTGGCAACCGACCGGTACCGCCTGGCCCTGCGCGAATTGTCCTGGAAGCCCGCAACTCCGGGGATTTCCACCAGTGCACTGGTGAAAGCCAAGACGCTCAACGAGGTGGCCAAGACCCTTGGCGGGGCAGGCGACCTCAACATCGCCCTGTCGGATGACAGCGAACTCATTGGTTTTGAAAGCGGCGGACGGCGCACCACGTCGCTTCTGGTTGACGGCGATTACCCCAAAATCCGTTCCCTGTTCCCCGAAAACACGCCGATTCACGCCACTGTAGAGACCTCCGCACTGGTCGAAGCCGTACGCCGTGTGTCCCTGGTTGCCGAACGCAACACCCCTGTCCGCCTTGCCTTCACGGACGGTCAGCTCTCCCTGGATGCCGGCACCGGCGAAGACGCCCAGGCATCGGAAGCACTGGAAGCGGCACTCGTAGGCGACGACATCACGGTTGCCTTCAACCCGCATTACCTAAGCGAAGGCCTGGGCGCGTTCCCGAGCAAGTACGTCCGCTTCTCCTTCACGACGCCGCCCAAACCGGCCGTGATTTCGGCCCAGGAAGAGCTCAACGGGGACGACCAGGCAGATTACCGTTACCTGCTGATGCCGGTTCGCCTGCCGAACCAGTAGGACGCCGCCGCCTGGCCGCCGGACCAGCTGCATTGCGATCCGGCAGCGGCGGAGGACGGCGCAAAAATTCGTCGTAACAATGCCGATGTAACACAATTTGACAAAGGCATGTCGAGCGGCGGCGGATCCGCTGCCGGAAGGGTCGGCGGCAGGCTCGACGGACAGGAAAGGACCAGGAACCCATGTACGTTGACCACCTGTCCCTTACCGGTTACCGCAGCTATCCGCAGCTGGACATCCGGCTCGAGCCGGGCGTCACGGTGTTTGTCGGCCCCAACGGCACGGGTAAAACCAATATTGTCGAGGCAATCGGCTATCTGGCCACACTGTCTTCACACCGGGTAAGCACTGATGCCCCCTTGGTGAATTTCGACGCCGACCAGGCGCTGATCAGGGGCCGTCTGGTGCGCGGTTCCCAGGCCACCGGCGTGGAGCTGGAACTGAACCCCGGCCGCGGCAACCGGGCCCGCATCAACCGGGCCAACCCGGTCCGGGCCCGGGACATCCTGGGCTTGTGCCGGACGGTGCTCTTCGCACCTGAAGACCTGGCGCTGGTCAAGGGTGATCCCGGCAGCCGCCGGCGTTTCCTGGATGAGTTGATTGTTTCCCTGGTACCGCGCCATGCGGCAACCCGCTCGGACTATGACCGCGTGCTGAAGCAGCGGAACGCCCTGCTGAAATCAGCACGGGCCGCAGGTCGCTTCACCTCTGCCCACGAGGCAACACTGGACGTCTGGGACCAGCACATGGCTGTAGCCGGCGCCGAGCTTGTGGCCGCTCGGCTCGAGGCGCTCCAACGCCTGCAGCCGCACCTGCAGGCGGCATATCGAGACCTTACCGACGGTTCAAAGGCTGCCAGGGCGGTCTATCGGTCCACACTGCAGGGAACCGTCAACGACGACGGCGCCGTGGAGGGTTCCCAGGATCCGGACGAGTTGTATTCCTTGACGGTGCCGGAACTCACCGTGCGGTTCCTGCAGGCATTTGCCGCCAACCGCCGGCGCGAGCTGGACCGCGGGATTTCCCTGGTGGGTCCGCACCGGGACGAACTGGAGCTGGTCCTCGGAAAGGCGCCCGCCAAGGGGTACGCCTCCCACGGGGAAACCTGGTCCTTCGCACTGTCCCTTCGCCTGGGGTCGTACTACCTGCTGACCAGCGACGATCCCACCCCCGGTGCCGGGCCGATCCTGATCCTGGACGACGTGTTTGCGGAGCTGGATGTGCAGCGCCGGCAGCGGCTCGCCGGAATTGTCGCTGGAGCCGAGCAGGTGCTGGTGACTGCGGCTGTTGGTGACGACATTCCGGAATCACTGGCAGGACGGGTCATCAACGTCATCCCGGGAGGCGTCAGTGTGCCCGTCTCCTGATCCCGTTCCCCCCGGCGAGGATCCCGGGGAACGGCCCGATGCGGCGCGGGAGCAATTGAACCGCATGCGCCAGGCAGCCCTTGCCCGCGGGAATCAACGCACCCCGGCCACCCGTCGCAAGACCGGCCGAGGCAGGCAGGCGCCCTTTGTTCCCGGAGAGTATGTCGG is a window of Arthrobacter sp. zg-Y1171 DNA encoding:
- the dnaA gene encoding chromosomal replication initiator protein DnaA, yielding MGTDEINDVGSSWRKVIRTLETDDRVTPRQRGFVVLAQAQGLIGTTLLVAVPNELTREVLQTQLKNILDEVLRGVFQADIQCAFVIDSDLTPVAEAEPEPEEQPAAPSPVPSGESGAPSPTPPSTSQEFGRLNPKYVFETFVIGSSNRFAHAAAVAVAEAPAKAYNPLFIYGDSGLGKTHLLHAIGHYARHLYTGIRVRYVNSEEFTNDFINSIRYDEGASFKQLYRNVDILLIDDIQFLANKDATQEEFFHTFNALHNHNKQVVITSDLPPKQLSGFEERMRSRFEWGLLTDVQPPELETRIAILRKKAIGDSLSAPDDVLEYIASKISTNIRELEGALIRVTAFASLNRQQVDVGLAEIVLKDLITDDGAQEITAASILGQTAAYFQISLEELCSKSRTRTLVTARQIAMYLCRELTDMSLPKIGQELGGRDHTTVIHADRKIRELMAERRAIYNQVTELTNRIKQQQREA
- the dnaN gene encoding DNA polymerase III subunit beta: MKFRVERDVLAEAVTWTARSLSPRPPVPVLSGLLIKAENGSLSLASFDYEISARLQIPADVSEEGTILVSGRLLAEICRSLPSAPVEVETDGAKVTLTCRNSRFNLATMPEAEYPELPALPEVSGVVDGDAFAQAVSQVIIAASRDDTLPILTGVRMEIEDDLITFLATDRYRLALRELSWKPATPGISTSALVKAKTLNEVAKTLGGAGDLNIALSDDSELIGFESGGRRTTSLLVDGDYPKIRSLFPENTPIHATVETSALVEAVRRVSLVAERNTPVRLAFTDGQLSLDAGTGEDAQASEALEAALVGDDITVAFNPHYLSEGLGAFPSKYVRFSFTTPPKPAVISAQEELNGDDQADYRYLLMPVRLPNQ
- the recF gene encoding DNA replication/repair protein RecF (All proteins in this family for which functions are known are DNA-binding proteins that assist the filamentation of RecA onto DNA for the initiation of recombination or recombinational repair.), translated to MYVDHLSLTGYRSYPQLDIRLEPGVTVFVGPNGTGKTNIVEAIGYLATLSSHRVSTDAPLVNFDADQALIRGRLVRGSQATGVELELNPGRGNRARINRANPVRARDILGLCRTVLFAPEDLALVKGDPGSRRRFLDELIVSLVPRHAATRSDYDRVLKQRNALLKSARAAGRFTSAHEATLDVWDQHMAVAGAELVAARLEALQRLQPHLQAAYRDLTDGSKAARAVYRSTLQGTVNDDGAVEGSQDPDELYSLTVPELTVRFLQAFAANRRRELDRGISLVGPHRDELELVLGKAPAKGYASHGETWSFALSLRLGSYYLLTSDDPTPGAGPILILDDVFAELDVQRRQRLAGIVAGAEQVLVTAAVGDDIPESLAGRVINVIPGGVSVPVS